The Hymenobacter sp. 5317J-9 genome has a window encoding:
- a CDS encoding four-helix bundle copper-binding protein: MPTASPRARQNNQAVLDALSRCIAACELCADACLDEEDPKMMVPCIRLDRDCADICRLTAAFIARGSDHAQHVLKECMEICQKCHDECAQHQHDHCKKCTEACKACLEACRAYAA; the protein is encoded by the coding sequence ATGCCCACCGCCTCTCCCCGCGCCCGCCAAAACAATCAAGCCGTACTCGATGCCCTCAGCCGCTGTATTGCCGCCTGCGAGCTGTGCGCCGACGCCTGCCTCGACGAGGAAGACCCCAAGATGATGGTGCCCTGCATCCGCCTCGACCGCGACTGCGCCGACATCTGCCGCCTCACCGCCGCCTTCATCGCCCGCGGCTCCGACCACGCCCAGCACGTGCTCAAGGAGTGCATGGAGATTTGCCAGAAGTGCCACGACGAATGCGCCCAACACCAGCACGACCATTGTAAAAAATGCACCGAAGCCTGCAAGGCTTGCCTGGAAGCCTGCCGCGCCTACGCGGCATAA
- a CDS encoding radical SAM protein — MPHASLRILLLTPPLTQLNTPYPATAYIKGFLGGRGFAVTQADMGLQLVLRLFSVEGLKRAFAEIEAGDFALSDNAQRMMRLQHRYLATIGPVIRFLQNKDLTLAPRICHGRFLPEASRFDHVADLETAFGTMGLTDQARHLATLYLEDLADLLKETVGPHFGFSRYAEKLALSATSFEPLHRELEAAPGLLDRMLLEELEPLLARVQPDVVGFTVPFPGNLYGALRLAKHIKQLSPATATIMGGGYPNTELRTIQEPRFFDYIDYLTLDDGEGPWLRLLEYLGSEHNAPSENRGSLEAQDEVHCALQSVLYAPPARDQLQRTFLRNEQGQIEYINHPHPEVPHHEVGTPDYSDLPLTEYLSVLEVLNPMHRLWSDGRWNKLTVAHGCYWKRCSFCDVTLDYIARYETAPSTLLVDRIEQIIQQTGQTGFHFVDEAAPPLALRDLAIELLKRRVPITWWGNIRFEKTFSADLCRLLAASGCIAVSGGLEVASDRLLALMEKGVTIAQVARVADGFTQAGIMVHAYLMYGFPTETAQETIDSLEVVRQLFAAGVVQSGYWHRFSMTAHSPVGKNPAKYQVAAVGPEPAGFAWNDLWHDDPLGADHEAFGPGLAKSLYNYLHHVALDEPLHTWFDFKTPRPSTPRHLVQQALQAPEKPDFARQNQRLFWLGNAPDIRIEPGRKTPRAVLTCYEQAEDFEVKTTEAAGRWLHQLLTQLSHDYDAKVLLRDAAATFPKSEGSFEAFLQSPAWSLLREKGLLLL; from the coding sequence GTGCCACACGCTTCGCTCCGCATCCTGCTGCTCACGCCGCCGCTCACGCAGCTCAACACCCCGTACCCGGCCACGGCCTACATCAAAGGCTTTCTGGGCGGGCGCGGCTTTGCTGTGACGCAGGCCGATATGGGCCTGCAGCTGGTGCTGCGGCTGTTTTCGGTGGAAGGGCTGAAGCGGGCATTTGCTGAGATTGAGGCCGGTGATTTCGCGCTCAGCGACAATGCCCAGCGCATGATGCGCCTGCAGCACCGCTACCTGGCCACCATCGGCCCGGTCATCCGCTTCCTTCAAAACAAAGACCTGACCCTGGCTCCGCGCATCTGCCACGGCCGTTTCCTGCCCGAAGCCAGCCGCTTCGACCACGTGGCCGACCTCGAAACTGCTTTCGGCACCATGGGGCTCACCGACCAGGCCCGCCACCTGGCCACGCTTTACCTCGAAGACCTCGCCGACCTGCTCAAGGAAACGGTGGGGCCGCACTTCGGCTTCTCGCGCTACGCCGAGAAGCTGGCCCTGTCTGCTACCAGCTTCGAGCCCCTGCACCGCGAGCTGGAAGCCGCCCCCGGCCTGCTGGACCGCATGCTGCTGGAAGAGCTGGAGCCGCTGCTGGCGCGCGTGCAGCCCGATGTGGTGGGCTTCACCGTGCCCTTTCCGGGCAACCTTTACGGCGCGCTGCGGCTGGCCAAACACATCAAGCAGCTCAGCCCCGCCACGGCTACCATCATGGGCGGCGGCTACCCCAACACCGAACTGCGCACCATTCAGGAGCCCCGCTTTTTTGACTACATCGACTACCTGACCCTGGACGATGGCGAAGGCCCGTGGCTGCGGCTGCTGGAATATTTGGGCTCTGAGCATAATGCGCCGAGTGAAAATCGGGGCAGCCTTGAAGCGCAAGACGAAGTGCATTGCGCTTTACAATCCGTGCTCTACGCTCCGCCTGCCCGCGACCAACTCCAGCGCACTTTCCTGCGCAACGAGCAGGGCCAGATTGAGTACATCAACCACCCGCACCCCGAAGTGCCGCACCACGAAGTGGGCACGCCCGACTACTCCGACCTGCCCCTCACCGAGTACCTCTCGGTGCTGGAGGTGCTGAACCCCATGCACCGCCTCTGGAGCGACGGCCGCTGGAACAAGCTCACCGTGGCCCACGGCTGCTACTGGAAGCGCTGCTCCTTCTGCGACGTCACCTTGGACTACATCGCGCGCTACGAAACGGCCCCCAGCACCCTGCTGGTCGACCGCATCGAGCAAATCATTCAGCAAACCGGCCAGACTGGCTTTCACTTCGTGGACGAAGCCGCGCCACCCCTGGCCCTGCGCGACCTCGCCATCGAACTGCTCAAACGCCGCGTGCCCATCACCTGGTGGGGCAACATTCGCTTCGAAAAAACCTTCTCGGCCGACCTGTGCCGCTTGCTGGCCGCCTCGGGCTGCATTGCCGTGAGCGGCGGGCTGGAAGTGGCTTCTGATAGGTTGTTGGCCCTCATGGAAAAAGGGGTCACCATTGCGCAGGTGGCGCGCGTGGCCGACGGCTTCACCCAGGCCGGCATCATGGTTCATGCCTATCTGATGTACGGCTTCCCCACCGAAACTGCCCAGGAAACCATTGATAGTTTGGAGGTAGTGCGCCAGTTGTTTGCCGCGGGCGTGGTGCAAAGCGGCTACTGGCACCGCTTCTCGATGACGGCGCACTCGCCCGTGGGCAAGAACCCGGCGAAGTATCAGGTTGCAGCAGTCGGCCCCGAGCCCGCTGGCTTCGCCTGGAACGACCTCTGGCACGACGACCCCCTCGGCGCCGACCACGAAGCCTTCGGTCCCGGCCTGGCCAAGAGCCTGTATAACTACCTGCACCACGTGGCCCTCGACGAGCCCCTGCACACCTGGTTCGACTTCAAAACGCCCCGCCCCAGTACCCCGCGGCACCTCGTGCAACAGGCCCTGCAAGCCCCCGAAAAGCCCGATTTCGCCCGGCAAAACCAGCGCCTGTTCTGGCTCGGCAACGCGCCCGACATCCGCATCGAGCCCGGCAGGAAAACGCCCCGCGCCGTGCTCACCTGCTACGAGCAGGCCGAAGATTTCGAGGTGAAAACCACCGAGGCCGCTGGCCGCTGGCTGCACCAGCTCCTCACCCAGCTCAGCCACGACTACGACGCCAAGGTGCTGCTGCGCGACGCCGCGGCCACTTTCCCGAAGTCGGAGGGCTCTTTCGAAGCGTTTTTGCAAAGTCCGGCCTGGAGCCTGCTGCGCGAAAAGGGCTTGCTGCTGCTGTAG
- a CDS encoding RCC1 domain-containing protein → MSHAVLAQPENVAVGNGHLLAIHADGTLWGSGFNGDGRLGDGTTTARPRPVQIGTATTWRTVSTGGGQGQLDSQFDPDYAFVVALQTDGSMWSWGSFSGYLGYNLSPLANVLSPRLVSAGPWVCASAGFNHSAAVRADGTLWTWGNNTLGQLGNGSIGIATSLTTPTQVGTDTDWASVSAGRYYTVALKTNGTLWSWGSGLSVGIPNSPDLVRPTQVGTASNWTRICAGLFSLALRADGTLWGWGIDSYNHLFRSVTTNQNLGPPTQLGTGTTWSRIACGDDHALAIKTDGTLWGWGFNLEGMVGNGTRVDAVAPVQVGAATTWERVAAGGYTSATTQADGSLWAWGDSKAGQTGDPSRTFGRLPVPVQVDSTTTWATPATNPRAALGLRTDGALWTWGDDFSAGLLGDGPVAYRQTMARIDSPATYIRLSGNERHTLALRADSTLWAWGDNQFGQLGDGTTTARLAPVAISFSRWKRIAAGGNGSLAIRADGTLWAWGDNAYGQLGDGTTTRRLSPVQVGTGHDWAQVVSLTYCTLALRTDGTLWAWGEPGMFGNGSTSTVNQLTPLRVGAVTTWTQLSASETHVLALRTDGSLWAWGNNGFGQLGTSGGFRSSPVRIGTATDWASVIASIDGEFSLALKSNGTLWTWGNNSHGQLGRPATSPPVPTQLGNATWAAAAAGATYTLAVRADGTLWEWGDNRQGQSGLPSFSLRPGSVQTNLRPVMPFAFNSFSPGAGVVGATVTLTGVGLGAVQAVAFGGVSAPGFTVNAGGTVLTVAVPIGAHSGAIAVLGPDGTAWGASPFQVLAAPVISSFAPGTAAPGTTITITGTGLLGATSVLLGSMPVTGFVVNAAGTSLTFVVPASSTGGFISVSNSIGTATTATPLAIVLATAVSAPSAPITIAPIPVQVGQPVRLGNLPVGAVTVVIISSVGQRVGSVAWPTTHSAEEVLDWLPTNPGLYMLSLQTQAQVITRRVLVE, encoded by the coding sequence ATGAGCCACGCCGTGCTGGCCCAACCCGAAAACGTAGCCGTGGGCAACGGCCACCTGTTGGCCATTCACGCCGACGGCACGTTGTGGGGGAGTGGATTTAATGGTGATGGTCGCCTCGGCGACGGCACCACCACTGCCCGCCCGCGTCCGGTCCAAATTGGCACGGCCACTACGTGGCGCACCGTGAGCACGGGGGGAGGGCAGGGGCAGCTCGATTCGCAATTCGACCCGGACTATGCTTTCGTGGTGGCGCTGCAAACCGATGGGTCGATGTGGAGTTGGGGAAGTTTTAGCGGTTATCTGGGCTACAATTTGTCACCTCTTGCCAATGTCCTGTCCCCGCGTCTGGTATCTGCCGGGCCGTGGGTATGCGCTTCGGCCGGTTTCAACCACAGCGCGGCGGTGCGGGCCGACGGTACGCTGTGGACGTGGGGCAACAATACCCTTGGCCAACTGGGCAATGGCTCCATCGGCATCGCCACCAGCCTCACCACTCCCACCCAAGTAGGCACCGATACTGACTGGGCCAGTGTCAGCGCAGGCCGGTATTATACGGTGGCCCTGAAAACCAACGGCACCCTGTGGAGCTGGGGTAGCGGGCTCAGCGTGGGCATTCCCAATTCCCCAGACTTGGTCCGGCCGACGCAAGTAGGCACGGCCAGCAACTGGACGCGCATTTGCGCCGGGTTGTTTTCGTTGGCTCTGCGAGCCGATGGCACGCTCTGGGGCTGGGGAATTGACTCATACAACCACCTATTCAGAAGCGTGACCACGAACCAGAACCTGGGCCCGCCCACGCAACTGGGCACCGGCACCACCTGGAGCCGCATTGCCTGCGGCGACGACCACGCGCTGGCAATCAAAACGGACGGCACGCTCTGGGGCTGGGGCTTCAACCTCGAAGGCATGGTTGGGAACGGCACCCGGGTGGATGCGGTAGCGCCCGTGCAGGTGGGCGCGGCCACCACCTGGGAGCGGGTGGCCGCAGGGGGCTATACTTCCGCCACCACGCAAGCCGATGGCTCCCTCTGGGCCTGGGGCGACAGCAAGGCCGGCCAAACCGGTGACCCCAGCCGGACGTTCGGGCGCCTCCCGGTGCCCGTGCAGGTAGACAGCACCACCACTTGGGCAACTCCTGCTACCAACCCGCGAGCCGCCTTGGGCCTGCGCACCGACGGCGCTCTGTGGACCTGGGGCGACGATTTCAGCGCCGGTCTGCTGGGCGATGGCCCGGTGGCCTACCGGCAAACCATGGCCCGCATCGACTCGCCAGCCACGTATATCCGTTTGAGCGGAAACGAGCGGCACACCCTGGCTTTGCGCGCCGACAGCACGCTGTGGGCGTGGGGCGATAACCAGTTTGGCCAACTGGGCGACGGCACCACCACCGCCCGGCTGGCTCCGGTGGCCATAAGCTTCAGCCGTTGGAAACGAATTGCGGCGGGAGGGAATGGGTCCCTGGCCATCCGCGCCGATGGCACGCTGTGGGCCTGGGGCGACAACGCCTACGGCCAGCTTGGCGACGGCACCACCACCCGCCGGCTCAGCCCAGTGCAGGTGGGCACCGGCCACGACTGGGCCCAAGTAGTCAGCCTAACGTATTGCACGCTGGCCCTGCGCACCGACGGGACTTTATGGGCCTGGGGCGAGCCAGGAATGTTCGGCAATGGCAGCACCAGCACCGTCAATCAGCTTACGCCGTTACGCGTTGGTGCCGTCACAACCTGGACGCAGTTGTCTGCTTCCGAAACCCACGTCCTGGCTCTGCGCACCGACGGTAGCTTGTGGGCCTGGGGCAATAATGGCTTTGGCCAACTGGGTACCAGTGGTGGGTTCCGCTCTTCGCCCGTTCGCATCGGCACGGCCACCGACTGGGCTTCCGTTATAGCAAGCATAGACGGTGAGTTTTCGCTGGCCCTGAAAAGCAACGGCACTTTGTGGACGTGGGGTAACAACAGCCATGGCCAACTCGGCCGTCCGGCAACGTCGCCCCCAGTCCCCACGCAATTGGGCAACGCTACTTGGGCTGCTGCCGCTGCCGGCGCCACCTACACGCTGGCCGTACGCGCTGACGGCACGCTGTGGGAGTGGGGCGACAACCGCCAAGGCCAGAGCGGCCTGCCATCGTTCAGCCTCCGGCCCGGGAGCGTGCAAACCAACCTGCGGCCGGTCATGCCGTTTGCCTTCAATAGCTTCAGCCCGGGCGCCGGCGTAGTAGGAGCTACTGTCACCCTCACGGGCGTGGGCCTGGGTGCGGTACAGGCGGTTGCCTTCGGTGGCGTGTCAGCGCCGGGTTTCACGGTAAATGCCGGTGGCACGGTACTCACCGTCGCGGTGCCAATAGGGGCACATTCAGGCGCCATTGCGGTGCTCGGGCCCGACGGCACGGCGTGGGGAGCGAGTCCTTTTCAGGTATTGGCGGCACCGGTCATTAGTAGCTTCGCACCGGGCACGGCCGCACCCGGCACCACCATCACCATCACCGGGACGGGCCTATTAGGTGCTACCAGCGTGCTATTGGGCAGCATGCCAGTCACTGGCTTTGTCGTGAACGCGGCCGGCACCTCCCTCACGTTTGTGGTTCCCGCGAGCAGTACGGGCGGCTTCATCAGCGTCAGCAACTCTATTGGGACGGCCACAACTGCCACGCCCCTGGCCATTGTGCTAGCCACTGCTGTTTCGGCCCCGTCCGCCCCGATAACCATAGCGCCAATACCGGTTCAAGTAGGCCAGCCAGTGCGCCTGGGCAACTTGCCCGTTGGCGCGGTCACCGTTGTGATAATCAGTAGCGTGGGGCAGCGCGTGGGTTCGGTAGCGTGGCCTACCACACACAGTGCTGAAGAAGTGTTGGATTGGCTGCCGACCAATCCAGGCCTGTATATGCTGTCCTTACAAACCCAGGCTCAGGTAATAACGCGCCGTGTTCTTGTCGAATAG
- a CDS encoding GNAT family N-acetyltransferase gives MSSPLRISLAKANAATAAQLADLGRQTFHDTFAATNAPADMAAYLAENFGPDIQLAELQDRENTFLLAHMQNELVGYAKLRDNSALGLPEEQNPAGRLEIERLYVRDDWQGTGLGAALMRGILALAEQLHCTAVVLGVWEKNEKARAFYQRFGFREIGQHEFRLGQDVQTDLILRKGMAGR, from the coding sequence ATGTCATCTCCCCTCCGCATCTCGCTGGCCAAGGCTAATGCCGCCACGGCCGCCCAGCTGGCCGACCTCGGCCGCCAAACGTTTCACGACACCTTTGCGGCCACCAACGCCCCGGCCGACATGGCCGCTTACCTGGCCGAGAACTTCGGCCCCGACATTCAGCTGGCCGAGCTGCAGGACCGCGAAAACACGTTTTTGCTGGCCCACATGCAGAACGAGCTGGTTGGGTACGCCAAGCTGCGCGATAATTCGGCGCTGGGCCTTCCTGAAGAGCAGAACCCCGCTGGACGCCTCGAAATTGAACGCTTGTATGTGCGCGACGACTGGCAGGGCACCGGCCTGGGGGCGGCCCTGATGCGTGGCATTCTGGCCCTGGCCGAGCAGCTCCACTGCACGGCGGTGGTGCTGGGCGTGTGGGAAAAGAACGAGAAGGCCCGGGCGTTCTACCAACGCTTTGGATTCCGAGAAATAGGGCAGCACGAGTTCCGACTGGGGCAGGATGTGCAGACCGACCTCATTTTGCGCAAAGGAATGGCCGGGCGCTAA